A part of Streptomyces sp. NBC_00557 genomic DNA contains:
- a CDS encoding APC family permease — MPRTTGGGKGTAPTAALGLPAASALVIGSIIGTGVFALPSALAPYGPISLVAFIAVTLGALALALTFGALSKRVPASGGPYVYAREAFGEFAGFLNAWSYWITAWAGNAAIVVAWVGYVEVFVNTGHQKWISVLLALVGLWIPAAINLTGIRNMGAFQVITTVLKFVPLIFMATVGLLFIDVHNFGPFNASGQSALGAISAAGAIALFSYLGLEAASVVAGRVREPERNVPRATVYGTLICAIIYILGTLAVFGTVSHGKLGGSTAPFTDAANSIFGGSWAGDMVAVAAIISGIGALNGWTMLCAEMPYAAARDGLFPQAFARLRGEGGVPAFGIVASTVLASLITVFSYTRFDDVFTKIVLLSVLTAVIPYLFSAAAQLYWLLVRGRENLSPRRLARDITVAALALAFSYWSIQGSGYQTVYYGLFVLLLGVPVYVWLKRGQDTFGEATAPRTAATVDRPERAPETPPPAQRLSRALRTSRISAARKRNDLRHHD; from the coding sequence ATGCCCAGAACCACAGGAGGCGGAAAGGGGACGGCGCCCACGGCGGCGCTCGGCCTTCCCGCCGCCTCCGCGCTCGTCATCGGCAGCATCATCGGTACCGGAGTCTTCGCGCTGCCCTCCGCCCTCGCCCCGTACGGGCCCATCTCCCTCGTCGCTTTCATCGCCGTCACCCTCGGCGCGCTCGCGCTGGCACTGACCTTCGGGGCGCTGTCCAAGCGCGTGCCGGCGAGCGGTGGTCCGTACGTCTACGCTCGCGAGGCCTTCGGGGAGTTCGCCGGATTCCTCAACGCCTGGTCGTACTGGATCACCGCATGGGCGGGCAACGCGGCCATCGTCGTCGCCTGGGTCGGCTACGTGGAGGTGTTCGTCAACACCGGGCACCAGAAGTGGATTTCGGTGCTCCTCGCGCTGGTCGGCCTGTGGATTCCCGCCGCGATCAACCTCACCGGCATCCGGAACATGGGCGCGTTCCAGGTGATCACGACCGTGCTGAAGTTCGTTCCCCTGATCTTCATGGCCACCGTCGGCCTGCTGTTCATCGACGTCCACAACTTCGGCCCATTCAACGCCAGCGGCCAGTCGGCGCTGGGCGCGATCTCGGCCGCGGGCGCCATCGCCCTGTTCAGCTACCTGGGCCTGGAAGCAGCCTCCGTCGTCGCCGGCCGGGTCCGCGAGCCGGAGCGCAACGTCCCCCGCGCCACCGTCTACGGCACACTCATCTGCGCCATCATCTACATCCTGGGCACCCTCGCCGTCTTCGGCACCGTCTCCCACGGCAAGCTCGGCGGATCCACCGCTCCCTTCACCGACGCGGCCAACAGCATCTTCGGCGGCAGCTGGGCCGGAGACATGGTGGCCGTCGCCGCGATCATCTCGGGCATCGGCGCCCTCAACGGCTGGACCATGCTGTGCGCGGAGATGCCGTACGCGGCCGCCCGCGACGGGCTGTTCCCGCAGGCCTTTGCCCGGCTGCGCGGCGAGGGCGGTGTCCCGGCCTTCGGCATCGTCGCCTCGACCGTGCTGGCCTCGCTGATCACCGTGTTCAGCTACACGCGCTTCGACGACGTCTTCACCAAGATCGTGCTGCTCAGCGTGCTGACCGCCGTCATCCCCTACCTCTTCTCCGCCGCCGCCCAGCTGTACTGGCTGCTGGTCCGCGGCCGGGAGAACCTCAGCCCCCGCAGACTCGCCCGTGACATCACCGTCGCCGCGCTCGCCCTCGCCTTCTCGTACTGGTCGATCCAGGGAAGCGGCTACCAGACCGTCTACTACGGCCTGTTCGTCCTGCTGCTCGGCGTCCCCGTCTACGTCTGGCTGAAGCGGGGACAGGACACCTTCGGCGAGGCCACGGCCCCGAGGACCGCGGCGACCGTGGACCGGCCGGAACGCGCACCCGAGACGCCCCCGCCGGCCCAGCGGCTCTCCCGAGCCCTCCGCACCAGCCGCATCAGCGC
- a CDS encoding cyclic nucleotide-binding domain-containing protein, with protein sequence MNTPSMLRALPIEHRQRLMRLAREVSFPQGTRIFNEGARADRFWIIRTGSVDLDTHVPGRRRAVVETLGHNELVGLSWLFAPHVWHLGATAATPVRAYEFDATAVRSLCQDDPALGRAVTQWAGDVLAHRLRTTRARLLDLYAPYGAGSAV encoded by the coding sequence ATGAACACCCCGAGCATGCTGCGCGCACTGCCTATCGAGCACCGGCAACGGCTCATGCGTCTTGCTCGGGAGGTGTCCTTCCCGCAGGGGACGCGCATCTTCAACGAAGGGGCACGTGCGGACCGGTTCTGGATCATCCGCACCGGTTCCGTCGATCTCGACACACACGTCCCCGGCCGGCGCCGCGCCGTCGTCGAGACCCTCGGCCACAACGAACTCGTCGGTCTGTCCTGGCTGTTCGCGCCGCACGTGTGGCATCTGGGCGCCACGGCGGCGACACCGGTACGGGCCTACGAGTTTGACGCCACGGCCGTCCGCTCCCTCTGCCAGGACGACCCGGCACTCGGACGTGCCGTCACCCAGTGGGCCGGCGACGTGCTGGCCCACCGCCTCCGTACCACCAGGGCCCGGCTGCTGGACCTCTACGCCCCCTACGGCGCCGGAAGCGCCGTGTGA
- a CDS encoding CBS domain-containing protein codes for MHSTPHIVSDVMSHTVAAVGRGAAFKEIVQLMQDWKVSALPVLEGEGRVVGVVSEADLLPKEEFRDSDPDRATQLRRLDDLAKAGGLTAEDLMTSPALTVHANATLAQAARTMAHAKVKRLPVVDDVGMLQGIVSRADLLKVFLRDDEEIAEEVRQEVVAYLFPAPVSAVQVEVRNGVVKLIGHARGTSLVPVAARLVRAVEGVVDVEFELTRSDGPAESNAPDANGGEALSPA; via the coding sequence GTGCACAGTACCCCGCACATCGTCAGCGACGTCATGTCCCACACCGTCGCCGCAGTCGGCCGAGGGGCCGCCTTCAAAGAGATCGTGCAGCTCATGCAGGACTGGAAGGTCAGCGCCCTGCCTGTCCTGGAGGGCGAAGGCCGCGTGGTCGGCGTCGTCTCCGAAGCCGACCTGCTGCCCAAGGAGGAGTTCCGCGACAGCGACCCCGACCGGGCCACCCAGCTGCGCCGCCTCGACGACCTGGCCAAGGCCGGCGGCCTCACCGCCGAGGACCTCATGACCTCCCCCGCCCTCACCGTCCACGCGAACGCGACACTCGCCCAAGCCGCACGGACCATGGCACACGCCAAGGTCAAGCGCCTTCCCGTCGTCGACGACGTGGGCATGCTGCAGGGCATCGTCAGCCGCGCGGACCTGCTCAAGGTGTTCCTTCGGGACGATGAGGAGATCGCCGAGGAGGTCAGGCAGGAGGTCGTGGCGTATCTCTTCCCTGCGCCGGTGTCAGCCGTGCAGGTGGAGGTGCGAAACGGCGTCGTGAAGCTCATCGGCCACGCCCGGGGCACATCCCTGGTCCCGGTGGCCGCGCGCCTGGTCCGGGCCGTCGAGGGCGTGGTCGACGTGGAGTTCGAGCTGACGCGCTCCGATGGCCCTGCGGAGTCGAACGCTCCTGACGCGAACGGCGGCGAAGCCCTGTCTCCGGCCTGA